In Verrucomicrobiia bacterium, the following proteins share a genomic window:
- the pstB gene encoding phosphate ABC transporter ATP-binding protein PstB yields the protein MKSKIKVRRLNAYFGAVQILKEINVKMQEGKVTAIIGPSGCGKSTFIRCLNRMHELTAQARIDGRVLLDGQDIYNRPVDLITLRRKVGMVFQRPNPFPTLSIYDNVVAGLKLTGFRNKQALDETVESSLTMAALWDEVKDKLHRSGMSLSGGQQQRLCIARALAVKPEVILFDEPCSALDPISTGKIEELIHSLKNTYTMVIVTHNMQQAARISDYTGYFYMGSLVEFGATRKIFTNPDKKETEDYITGRFG from the coding sequence ATGCAGGAGGGGAAGGTCACCGCGATCATCGGGCCTTCGGGCTGCGGAAAATCCACGTTCATCCGATGCCTCAACCGCATGCATGAGCTCACGGCCCAGGCGCGCATCGACGGCCGCGTACTTCTGGACGGGCAGGACATTTACAACCGGCCCGTCGATTTGATCACGCTTCGCCGGAAAGTGGGCATGGTTTTCCAGAGGCCGAATCCTTTTCCGACGCTTTCCATTTATGACAACGTGGTGGCAGGACTCAAGCTGACGGGGTTCAGGAATAAACAGGCACTGGACGAAACCGTCGAATCGTCGCTCACCATGGCCGCGCTGTGGGACGAAGTCAAAGACAAGCTGCACCGCTCCGGCATGAGCCTTTCCGGCGGACAGCAGCAGCGGCTCTGCATCGCCCGGGCGCTTGCCGTCAAGCCCGAGGTCATTCTTTTCGACGAGCCCTGTTCCGCTTTGGATCCGATTTCCACAGGCAAGATCGAGGAATTGATTCATTCCCTGAAGAATACCTACACCATGGTGATCGTGACCCACAATATGCAGCAGGCCGCGCGCATCAGCGACTATACGGGCTATTTTTACATGGGCTCGCTCGTGGAATTCGGCGCGACCCGCAAGATTTTCACGAATCCCGACAAGAAAGAAACGGAAGATTACATCACCGGAAGGTTCGGTTGA